A window of the Streptomyces griseochromogenes genome harbors these coding sequences:
- a CDS encoding MarR family winged helix-turn-helix transcriptional regulator, with protein MTTRWLTPEEQRAWRAYIAASQLLEDAIDRQLQQEAGMPHLFYSVLANLSEAPDRRLRMTDLAEKLKITRSRLTYAVTRLERDGLVRREDSCQDKRSSLAVLTDAGTAVLERTAPGHVETVRATLFDRLTPEQVRQLEEICTGITRGLQGDEAEAGAGDVPWRRRSSCPSSRPEGS; from the coding sequence ATGACGACCCGCTGGCTCACCCCCGAGGAGCAGCGCGCCTGGCGCGCCTACATCGCCGCCTCCCAGCTACTGGAGGACGCGATCGACCGACAGCTCCAGCAGGAAGCCGGCATGCCCCACCTGTTCTACTCCGTCCTGGCCAACCTCTCCGAGGCACCCGACCGGCGTCTGCGCATGACCGACCTCGCCGAGAAGCTGAAGATCACCCGCAGCCGGCTGACGTACGCGGTGACCCGGCTCGAGCGGGACGGCCTGGTGCGCCGCGAGGACAGCTGCCAGGACAAGCGCAGCTCGCTCGCGGTGCTGACCGACGCGGGGACGGCCGTGCTGGAGCGCACGGCACCCGGGCATGTCGAGACGGTCCGCGCGACCCTCTTCGACCGGCTCACGCCGGAGCAGGTGCGGCAGCTGGAGGAGATCTGCACGGGGATCACGCGCGGGCTGCAGGGCGACGAGGCCGAGGCCGGGGCGGGCGACGTCCCGTGGCGCCGCCGGTCGTCGTGCCCCTCCTCCCGGCCCGAGGGCTCCTGA
- a CDS encoding GTP cyclohydrolase II, producing MPDTPAATQRARVRVPLRFHDGYRVDAELVTFHGLADGQEHVAVVLGDPGPVPLVRLHSECLTGDVFGSARCDCGPQLREAVERIADRGGVLLYLRQEGRGIGLYNKLDAYALQDQGLDTYEANAALGLPEDARDYTAAAQMLRALGIGELDLLSNNPDKAEQLRSLGVVVRDRVPTGVFTTAHNVRYLRAKVLQTQHTLPLAELSELSAG from the coding sequence ATGCCCGACACCCCCGCCGCCACACAGCGCGCCCGCGTCCGGGTACCGCTGCGCTTCCACGACGGTTACCGCGTCGACGCCGAACTCGTCACCTTCCACGGTCTCGCCGACGGACAGGAGCACGTCGCCGTCGTCCTCGGCGATCCCGGCCCCGTTCCGCTGGTCCGCCTGCACTCCGAGTGCCTGACCGGCGACGTCTTCGGCTCGGCCCGCTGCGACTGCGGCCCCCAGCTGCGCGAGGCGGTCGAGCGCATCGCCGACCGCGGGGGCGTCCTGCTCTACCTCCGCCAGGAGGGGCGCGGCATCGGTCTCTACAACAAGCTCGACGCCTACGCCCTCCAGGACCAGGGCCTCGACACCTACGAGGCGAACGCCGCGCTCGGCCTGCCCGAGGACGCCCGCGACTACACGGCCGCCGCGCAGATGCTGCGGGCCCTCGGCATCGGGGAGCTGGATCTGCTCTCCAACAACCCCGACAAGGCGGAGCAGTTGCGCTCGCTGGGGGTCGTCGTCCGCGACCGGGTGCCGACCGGCGTCTTCACCACGGCGCACAACGTGCGTTACCTCCGCGCGAAGGTCCTGCAGACGCAGCACACTCTGCCGCTCGCGGAGCTGAGCGAGCTGAGCGCGGGCTGA
- a CDS encoding GAF domain-containing protein: MSPSHNLVRPLEQVTASYRSARPRPPREVTDARRADQLAAWVALSLDEPSALKNLQDAAAELRDVPQLTVVLPRVTGAAMALMGAEFGNIQFMDPRDGSLILVTQSGFRREFLDHFAVVRDSLSVCGRAARQGAQSVSEDVRDDPAFAPHQKIFRAAGVRSVQSTPLVDHTGRLMGMISTHMSQPGRPSDQDLRIMDLYGQLAGEVIARHLADGGADGHPAGLPYGASARDERMALLARAGTTSGTTQWVYRVDEPYGSGGCRTYGIHPNQWRGRITADGPDQDAEYTAALVARELRAEWNIHGPGSARPVHVHVWRGWEGTHRDADFTLEIQPDLDGRHRPATDSA; this comes from the coding sequence ATGAGTCCTTCCCACAACCTCGTGAGGCCGCTCGAGCAGGTGACGGCCTCCTACCGCTCCGCGCGGCCACGTCCGCCGCGCGAGGTGACCGACGCACGGAGAGCCGACCAGCTCGCCGCGTGGGTGGCTCTCAGCCTGGACGAGCCGTCGGCCCTCAAGAACCTGCAGGACGCGGCGGCGGAGCTGCGTGACGTCCCTCAGCTGACCGTTGTGCTTCCGCGGGTCACCGGAGCGGCGATGGCGCTGATGGGTGCCGAGTTCGGGAACATCCAGTTCATGGACCCGCGCGACGGCTCGCTGATCCTGGTCACCCAGTCCGGCTTCAGACGCGAGTTCCTCGATCACTTCGCGGTGGTCCGTGACAGCCTCTCCGTCTGCGGACGGGCCGCCCGGCAAGGCGCCCAGTCCGTCTCGGAAGACGTCCGCGACGACCCGGCCTTCGCACCCCACCAGAAGATCTTCCGTGCCGCGGGGGTCCGCTCGGTCCAGTCCACACCGCTGGTCGATCACACCGGGCGGCTGATGGGGATGATCTCGACGCACATGTCACAGCCCGGCCGGCCGTCCGATCAGGACCTGCGGATCATGGATCTGTACGGGCAGCTCGCTGGCGAGGTCATCGCACGGCACCTGGCCGATGGCGGTGCCGACGGCCATCCGGCCGGCCTTCCGTACGGCGCCTCCGCTCGCGATGAGCGCATGGCGCTCCTCGCGAGGGCCGGGACCACGAGTGGGACGACACAGTGGGTGTACCGGGTGGACGAGCCGTACGGTTCCGGCGGGTGCCGCACCTACGGCATCCATCCCAACCAGTGGCGCGGAAGGATCACCGCCGACGGCCCGGACCAGGACGCCGAGTACACCGCGGCACTTGTCGCCCGCGAACTGAGAGCCGAATGGAACATCCACGGCCCCGGATCCGCGAGGCCCGTCCATGTGCACGTCTGGCGCGGCTGGGAGGGCACCCACCGGGACGCCGACTTCACCTTGGAGATCCAGCCCGACCTCGACGGGAGGCACCGCCCGGCGACCGACTCGGCGTAG
- a CDS encoding alpha/beta hydrolase family protein — MTTTPFMNREGMTRRRTLAAALAVGAAVPMGVARPARAASTAPGPVRLTLPAPTGPYPVGTVPLHLVDTSRPDPVAGPGHHRELMAAVWYPARAVERYPLAPWASPAVARALLTAADFPADVTVAPLTAAHEGAPVLRTGRRLPVVVFSHGAHDHRADTTIVVQELASHGYAVVTVDHTYDAFSVFPDGRLTVPLDQPALTPRDFATDIRFVLDRVEDLAAGRNPDAGHRPPPTGLLGALDPRRIGMFGWSKGATATAFVMSEDRRVRAGLSFDGPMQPMITTDLDRPFMLMTAENSRAAQPSVAEFWDRLRGWRLNVHAEGAVHSSYCDVQFLIPQLAQALGMSDADLRGWIGTLDPTRAVRIQQAYPLAFFDLHLRHRGQGHLLDGPCPAFPEVKFIP; from the coding sequence GTGACCACCACACCGTTCATGAACCGAGAAGGAATGACGCGCCGTCGTACGCTCGCGGCCGCGCTGGCGGTTGGGGCCGCCGTGCCGATGGGCGTCGCACGCCCGGCGCGGGCGGCTTCGACCGCCCCGGGCCCGGTGCGGCTCACCCTGCCTGCGCCCACCGGGCCGTACCCGGTGGGCACGGTACCCCTGCACCTCGTCGACACTTCACGTCCCGATCCCGTGGCCGGCCCCGGGCATCACCGCGAGCTGATGGCCGCCGTCTGGTACCCCGCCCGGGCCGTCGAACGGTATCCGCTGGCCCCCTGGGCGTCCCCCGCCGTGGCGCGGGCCCTCCTCACGGCGGCGGACTTTCCGGCCGATGTCACGGTGGCGCCGCTCACGGCCGCCCACGAGGGCGCCCCGGTGCTGCGAACGGGCCGACGACTGCCCGTCGTCGTCTTCTCGCACGGCGCGCACGATCACCGGGCGGACACCACCATCGTGGTGCAGGAGCTCGCCAGCCACGGGTATGCGGTGGTCACGGTGGACCACACGTACGACGCGTTCAGCGTGTTCCCCGATGGCCGGCTCACGGTCCCGCTCGACCAACCTGCCCTGACCCCACGTGACTTCGCCACCGACATCCGGTTCGTCCTCGACCGCGTCGAGGACCTCGCGGCCGGTCGCAACCCCGACGCCGGACACCGCCCGCCGCCGACCGGGCTGCTCGGCGCCCTCGATCCGCGGCGCATCGGCATGTTCGGCTGGTCGAAAGGCGCGACGGCGACGGCCTTCGTGATGAGCGAGGACCGGCGCGTCCGGGCCGGGCTGAGCTTCGACGGGCCGATGCAGCCGATGATCACCACCGATCTGGACCGGCCGTTCATGCTGATGACCGCCGAGAACTCCCGGGCCGCACAGCCGAGCGTCGCCGAGTTCTGGGACCGCCTGCGGGGATGGCGGCTCAACGTCCACGCGGAGGGCGCGGTTCACTCGTCGTACTGCGACGTCCAGTTCCTGATCCCACAGCTGGCACAGGCCCTCGGGATGAGTGACGCGGACCTTCGGGGCTGGATCGGCACCCTCGATCCGACCCGGGCGGTCCGGATCCAGCAGGCGTACCCGCTCGCCTTCTTCGACCTGCACCTGCGGCACCGGGGGCAGGGGCACCTGCTCGACGGCCCGTGCCCGGCCTTCCCGGAGGTGAAGTTCATCCCATGA
- a CDS encoding LuxR C-terminal-related transcriptional regulator, whose amino-acid sequence MRVVVAEDLFLLREGLVRLLKARGFEIVAATDSAPGLLDALLEFRPDLAIVDIRLPPTHTDDGLRAALSARERIPGLPILLLSQYVEQIYAQELLADQAGGVGYLLKDRVFSDDQFVDVIRTVAAGGTVMDPEVVTKLLGRHRHGEREHLSRLTERERQVLELMAEGRSNSAIANRLFVSEKAVSKHSTSIFTKLDLAPSDDDNRRVLAVLAHLMSVPRDGRVPPSH is encoded by the coding sequence GTGCGCGTAGTCGTCGCGGAAGATCTCTTTCTGCTCCGGGAAGGGCTGGTCAGACTCCTCAAGGCACGTGGGTTCGAGATCGTGGCGGCCACCGACAGCGCGCCCGGCCTGCTCGACGCGCTGCTGGAGTTCCGGCCGGACCTCGCGATCGTGGACATCAGACTGCCGCCCACCCACACCGACGACGGACTCCGTGCGGCGCTGTCCGCCCGGGAACGGATACCCGGGCTGCCGATCCTGCTCCTCTCGCAGTACGTCGAGCAGATCTACGCCCAGGAGTTGCTGGCCGATCAGGCCGGAGGGGTCGGCTACCTGCTCAAGGACCGGGTGTTCAGCGACGACCAGTTCGTAGACGTGATCCGTACGGTCGCCGCGGGTGGCACGGTCATGGACCCCGAAGTGGTCACCAAACTGCTCGGCCGTCACCGCCATGGCGAACGCGAACACCTCTCCAGGCTGACCGAGCGGGAACGCCAGGTGCTCGAACTCATGGCCGAGGGACGCTCCAACAGCGCCATCGCGAACCGGCTCTTCGTCAGCGAGAAGGCCGTGTCCAAGCACAGCACCAGCATCTTCACCAAGCTGGATCTCGCCCCCTCGGACGACGACAACCGCCGCGTGCTGGCCGTGCTCGCCCACCTCATGTCCGTGCCGCGTGACGGCCGCGTCCCACCGAGCCATTGA
- a CDS encoding sensor histidine kinase, with protein MAGLLGTAAYGSVPALLLALHNTAGTGGYVVIAPDLQPDGLLAGGLLMAGLLATTLLPSARVPRGWVLPVVAAVTGELLEWTYWATHALTRSPVSYGLTPLNVLVGCVSIPVLAAFAGAALRRPADGRPERLAGADALRSARWALLLPAVVVMTGDLLGLDLWQPASPGTGIGPAVMSYLVGLALLAAVVAGLVRWPRAAADLAALGLVGIGAYDVAQSGFGQHLLEVRKFGSPRMPAPSGPFEMVAHHASVLGGIQGAVLLALGLWLLPRTVLADAGRLLGRGPDPALARRVRELTVTRADAVSSAAAELRRIERDLHDGAQGRLVTIGMNLRVAEEMIHSDPHEAAVLVVEARAASAAALAELRGLIRGMHPPMLADRGLGEAVRALALDLPLPCETEIDLPERLAAPLESACYFAVAEVVTNAVRHASAHRLQIRMARTDGLLRIEVVDDGVGGADPARGTGLAGVERRLAAFDGILAVSSPPGGPTIVAMEVPCA; from the coding sequence GTGGCGGGACTGCTGGGTACGGCCGCGTACGGCAGTGTGCCGGCTCTGCTGCTCGCCCTGCACAACACCGCCGGAACGGGTGGCTACGTCGTGATCGCGCCGGATCTCCAACCCGACGGGCTGCTCGCGGGAGGGCTGCTGATGGCCGGTCTGCTGGCCACCACGCTGCTCCCCTCGGCGCGCGTGCCCAGGGGGTGGGTACTGCCCGTGGTCGCAGCGGTGACCGGTGAACTGCTGGAATGGACGTACTGGGCCACTCATGCGCTCACGCGTTCCCCTGTCTCCTACGGCCTGACACCCCTGAATGTCCTGGTGGGCTGTGTGAGCATCCCGGTGCTTGCCGCCTTCGCCGGTGCGGCTCTGCGCCGGCCGGCGGACGGCAGGCCCGAGCGCCTGGCCGGAGCCGATGCGCTCAGGTCCGCGCGCTGGGCCCTGCTGCTGCCCGCCGTCGTGGTGATGACCGGTGACCTGCTCGGCCTCGATCTGTGGCAGCCCGCGTCGCCGGGCACCGGGATCGGGCCGGCCGTGATGAGTTACCTGGTCGGGCTGGCGCTGCTGGCGGCCGTCGTGGCCGGGCTGGTGCGGTGGCCGAGGGCGGCGGCGGACCTGGCGGCCCTGGGGCTGGTGGGGATCGGGGCGTACGACGTCGCCCAGAGCGGGTTCGGGCAACACCTGTTGGAGGTGCGGAAGTTCGGCTCCCCACGCATGCCGGCACCGTCCGGCCCCTTTGAGATGGTGGCTCACCACGCATCGGTCCTCGGCGGCATCCAGGGGGCGGTGCTGCTGGCCCTCGGGCTCTGGCTGCTGCCGAGGACCGTGCTGGCGGATGCCGGACGGCTGCTCGGGCGGGGGCCCGACCCGGCGCTGGCCCGGCGGGTGCGGGAGCTGACGGTGACGCGGGCCGACGCGGTCAGCTCCGCGGCCGCGGAGCTGCGCAGGATCGAGCGGGATCTGCACGACGGCGCGCAGGGGCGGCTGGTCACCATCGGGATGAACCTCCGGGTCGCCGAGGAGATGATCCACAGCGATCCGCACGAGGCCGCCGTGCTCGTAGTGGAGGCCCGCGCCGCCTCGGCGGCGGCACTGGCGGAACTGCGCGGCCTGATCAGAGGGATGCACCCGCCGATGCTGGCCGACCGGGGTCTGGGGGAGGCGGTCCGGGCGCTCGCACTGGACCTGCCCCTGCCCTGTGAGACCGAGATCGATCTGCCCGAGCGGCTCGCCGCCCCCCTGGAGTCGGCCTGTTACTTCGCCGTCGCCGAAGTGGTCACCAACGCCGTCCGGCACGCCTCGGCGCACCGCCTCCAGATCCGGATGGCCCGGACGGACGGGCTGCTGCGCATCGAGGTGGTCGACGACGGGGTGGGTGGCGCGGATCCCGCCCGGGGCACCGGGCTGGCCGGGGTGGAGCGACGGCTGGCGGCCTTCGACGGCATCCTGGCGGTCAGCAGCCCACCCGGGGGGCCGACGATCGTGGCCATGGAGGTGCCGTGCGCGTAG
- a CDS encoding nitroreductase, whose amino-acid sequence MDVYEAVTSRRAVRGFTDRPVPRQVLERVLSAAAWAPSGSNLQPWRAYVVTGGPLTELKKRAGERVASGDPWDEREYEMYPPALKSPYHERRSAFGHERYSALGIEREDWEARQRAAAANWDCFGAPAALFCYIDRDMGRPQWSDVGMYLQTVMLLLRAEGLHSCPQMAWSVYRRTVAEILSPPDELILFCGMSIGFEDVTVDYARTGRAPLDETVTFVEG is encoded by the coding sequence TTGGATGTCTATGAGGCGGTCACGAGCCGGCGGGCGGTGCGCGGGTTCACCGACCGGCCCGTCCCGAGGCAGGTACTGGAGCGGGTGCTGTCCGCCGCGGCCTGGGCACCGTCCGGATCGAACCTCCAGCCGTGGCGCGCCTACGTGGTGACCGGTGGACCGCTGACCGAGCTCAAGAAGCGCGCCGGAGAGCGCGTGGCCTCAGGGGACCCTTGGGACGAGCGGGAGTACGAGATGTACCCGCCCGCACTGAAATCTCCGTACCACGAGCGGCGATCCGCCTTCGGCCATGAGCGCTACAGCGCACTTGGTATTGAGCGCGAGGACTGGGAGGCGCGTCAGAGGGCCGCTGCCGCGAACTGGGACTGTTTCGGTGCGCCCGCCGCCCTGTTCTGCTACATCGACCGCGACATGGGCCGGCCTCAATGGTCCGACGTCGGCATGTATCTGCAGACCGTCATGCTGCTGCTGCGCGCCGAAGGGCTGCACAGCTGCCCGCAGATGGCGTGGTCGGTGTATCGCAGGACCGTCGCGGAGATCCTGTCACCACCGGACGAGCTCATCCTCTTCTGCGGCATGTCGATCGGGTTCGAGGACGTCACGGTGGATTACGCCCGTACGGGCCGGGCGCCGCTCGACGAGACGGTCACGTTCGTCGAGGGGTAG
- a CDS encoding SDR family oxidoreductase has translation MKIAVIGGTGLIGSQVVKNLSAAGHEAVPHSKSTGVDVISGQGLDEAVAGADVVVNLTNSPTFDEASPAFFQTSMDNLLAAARKGGVGHVVILSIIGTDQVPELDYYRAKTLQEHLLAAGTIPYSIVRATQFMEFMDAVLSWTADADTVRLPATPIQPIAAKDVAAAVAEVAAGAPLNGIRSIAGPDIFTLDELGRITLSHKGDSRTVVTDPTAGMFAAVKGDVLTDKDAHLAPTHYADWLS, from the coding sequence ATGAAGATCGCAGTCATCGGCGGCACCGGACTGATCGGGTCGCAGGTCGTCAAGAACCTGTCCGCCGCCGGGCACGAGGCGGTACCCCACTCGAAGTCCACCGGTGTCGACGTCATCAGTGGCCAGGGACTGGACGAGGCGGTGGCGGGAGCCGACGTCGTCGTCAACCTGACGAACTCCCCGACCTTCGACGAAGCCTCCCCGGCCTTCTTCCAGACCTCGATGGACAACCTTCTGGCCGCGGCCCGCAAGGGCGGCGTCGGCCACGTCGTCATCCTCTCGATCATCGGCACGGACCAGGTGCCGGAGCTGGACTACTACCGTGCCAAGACGCTCCAGGAGCACCTCCTCGCCGCCGGGACGATCCCCTACTCGATCGTCCGCGCGACGCAGTTCATGGAGTTCATGGACGCCGTCCTGTCCTGGACCGCCGACGCCGACACCGTCCGGCTGCCCGCCACGCCGATCCAGCCGATCGCCGCCAAGGACGTGGCCGCCGCGGTGGCGGAGGTCGCCGCGGGTGCCCCGCTGAACGGCATCCGCAGCATCGCCGGCCCCGACATCTTCACCCTGGACGAGCTGGGCCGGATCACCCTGTCCCACAAGGGCGACAGCCGCACCGTCGTCACCGACCCCACCGCCGGTATGTTCGCCGCCGTCAAGGGCGACGTCCTCACCGACAAGGACGCCCACCTCGCCCCCACCCACTACGCCGACTGGCTCTCCTGA
- a CDS encoding nitroreductase → MDVYEAVTSRRAVRGFTDRPVPRETLQRVLSAAAWAPSGSNLQPWHAYVVTGAPLAEIKKRAGERLAAGDSWDEPEYEMYPPALKSPYRERRSAFGEQRYGALGIPREDLEARQRASAANWDCFGAPAALFCYIDRDMGPAQWGDVGMYLQNVMLLLRAEGLHSCPQMAWAKFHRTVAEVLSPPDGLVLFCGMSIGFEDATVGDARTGRAPLDETVTFVDGL, encoded by the coding sequence ATGGACGTCTACGAGGCGGTCACGAGCCGGCGGGCGGTGCGCGGGTTCACCGACCGCCCTGTCCCGAGGGAGACGCTGCAGCGCGTTCTGTCCGCCGCGGCCTGGGCGCCGTCCGGATCGAACCTCCAGCCGTGGCACGCCTACGTGGTGACCGGTGCGCCGCTGGCCGAGATCAAGAAGCGCGCCGGAGAGCGCCTGGCCGCGGGCGACTCCTGGGACGAGCCGGAGTACGAGATGTACCCACCCGCGCTGAAGTCCCCCTACCGCGAGCGGCGGTCCGCCTTCGGCGAGCAGCGCTACGGCGCGCTCGGTATCCCGCGCGAGGACCTGGAGGCGCGTCAGAGGGCCTCTGCCGCGAACTGGGACTGTTTCGGCGCGCCCGCCGCCCTGTTCTGCTACATCGACCGCGACATGGGCCCGGCCCAATGGGGTGACGTCGGCATGTATCTGCAGAACGTCATGTTGCTGCTGCGTGCCGAGGGGCTGCACAGCTGTCCGCAGATGGCCTGGGCGAAGTTTCACAGGACCGTCGCGGAGGTCCTGTCACCCCCGGACGGGCTCGTCCTCTTCTGCGGGATGTCGATCGGGTTCGAGGACGCCACCGTGGGCGACGCCCGCACGGGCCGGGCGCCGCTCGACGAGACGGTCACGTTCGTCGACGGCCTGTGA
- a CDS encoding FMN-dependent NADH-azoreductase, with product MATLLHIDSSVFPGEASSSRSVTAAFRKTWQEQHPQGTVIYRDLAADPVPHITADAWSAGYAAPTDRTPEQSAAFAARVKLIEELERADAVLIGAPMYNFSIPSTLKAWLDSVLLLGRTAGETPSAQGTPVIVVASRGGSYAPGTPREGHEFVQNYLEAVLKGALGLDLDFIVPELTMAPRNPAMSALVPLYEASRRRAFEEAATKARELAERLAA from the coding sequence ATGGCCACGCTGCTGCACATCGACTCGTCCGTGTTCCCCGGCGAGGCGTCCTCGTCCCGTTCGGTCACGGCCGCCTTCCGCAAGACCTGGCAGGAGCAGCACCCGCAGGGCACGGTGATCTACCGCGACCTCGCCGCCGACCCCGTCCCGCACATCACCGCCGACGCCTGGTCCGCCGGATACGCCGCACCCACCGACCGCACACCGGAGCAGTCCGCCGCGTTCGCCGCCCGCGTGAAGCTCATCGAGGAGCTGGAGCGGGCGGACGCCGTCCTGATCGGCGCCCCCATGTACAACTTCTCGATCCCGTCGACCCTCAAGGCGTGGCTGGACAGCGTGCTCCTGCTCGGCCGCACCGCCGGCGAGACCCCCTCCGCCCAGGGCACCCCGGTCATCGTCGTCGCCAGCCGCGGCGGCTCCTACGCGCCGGGCACCCCGCGCGAGGGCCACGAGTTCGTACAGAACTACCTGGAGGCCGTCCTCAAGGGCGCCCTCGGCCTGGACCTCGACTTCATCGTCCCGGAACTCACCATGGCTCCCCGCAACCCGGCCATGTCCGCACTGGTCCCCCTCTACGAGGCGTCCCGCAGGCGCGCCTTCGAGGAGGCGGCCACCAAGGCCAGGGAACTCGCGGAGCGTCTCGCCGCCTGA
- a CDS encoding MarR family winged helix-turn-helix transcriptional regulator, producing MAADVPHHTTASRATDRPGDPSPFALGLLLRRAHWRAAAVMGEALRPLGIELRHFAVLIELVNHGPTVQRDLAAATGSDKAGIMRIVDDLERKGLAVRKAVPGDRRVRAVEITPQGLELFDAAHVAAEPLAERLVAELGHGGPERLTDLLTRLAHPADDEA from the coding sequence ATGGCCGCCGATGTTCCTCACCACACCACCGCCTCGCGTGCGACCGACCGTCCCGGGGATCCCTCGCCCTTCGCTCTCGGCCTGCTGCTGCGCCGGGCGCACTGGCGTGCGGCCGCGGTGATGGGGGAGGCGCTTCGGCCGCTCGGCATCGAGTTGCGGCATTTCGCGGTGCTGATCGAGCTGGTCAATCACGGGCCCACCGTGCAGCGGGATCTGGCGGCGGCGACGGGGTCGGACAAGGCCGGGATCATGCGCATCGTGGACGACCTGGAGCGCAAGGGTCTTGCGGTGCGCAAGGCCGTTCCGGGGGACCGGCGGGTGCGGGCGGTGGAGATCACACCTCAGGGACTGGAGCTCTTCGATGCCGCCCATGTGGCGGCGGAGCCGCTGGCCGAGCGTCTGGTTGCCGAACTGGGGCACGGCGGGCCCGAGCGGCTGACGGATCTCCTGACCCGGCTTGCCCATCCCGCGGACGACGAGGCGTAG
- a CDS encoding arsenate reductase ArsC has protein sequence MSTAAPRPSVLFVCVHNAGRSQMGAAFLAHLAGDAVEVRSAGSAPADAVNPAVAEAMKEVGVDISAETPKILTTEAVQSSDVVITMGCGDTCPVFPGKRYLDWQLDDPAGQGVDAVRPIRDEIERRVRALLAEFGIPAASA, from the coding sequence ATGAGCACTGCCGCCCCGCGCCCCTCCGTGCTGTTCGTCTGCGTCCACAACGCCGGCCGCTCCCAGATGGGCGCCGCTTTCCTCGCCCACCTCGCCGGGGACGCCGTCGAGGTGCGCTCGGCCGGCTCCGCGCCCGCCGACGCCGTCAACCCGGCGGTGGCAGAGGCGATGAAGGAGGTCGGCGTCGACATCTCCGCCGAGACGCCGAAGATCCTCACCACCGAGGCCGTACAGTCCTCCGACGTGGTGATCACGATGGGCTGCGGGGACACCTGCCCCGTCTTCCCCGGCAAGCGATACCTGGACTGGCAGCTCGACGACCCGGCGGGCCAGGGTGTGGACGCCGTCCGGCCGATCCGGGACGAGATCGAGCGGCGAGTGCGCGCTCTGCTGGCCGAGTTCGGGATTCCGGCGGCATCGGCCTGA
- a CDS encoding aquaporin, whose translation MTAPLGRRAAAEAVGTGLLVAVVVGSGIQATELSHDVGVRLLANSLATVFGLGVLITLLGPVSGAHFNPAVTLAAWLTGRRTGTGPALREVAAYVPAQVAGAIGGAILADAMFARPLVEFSTHDRSAGHLWLGEVVATAGLILLIFGLDRIGRASLAPAAVASYIGAAYWFTSSTSFANPAVTVGRAFTDTFAGIAPASLVPFIAAQSVGAALGLGAVAMVYGRRPPRTADVVVPHGEPEPASS comes from the coding sequence GTGACGGCGCCCCTCGGCCGCCGCGCTGCCGCCGAGGCGGTGGGGACCGGGTTGCTGGTGGCCGTGGTCGTGGGTTCCGGCATCCAGGCGACCGAGCTGTCGCACGACGTCGGCGTGCGGTTGCTGGCCAATTCACTGGCCACCGTCTTCGGCCTGGGCGTGCTGATCACGCTGCTCGGGCCGGTCTCGGGAGCGCACTTCAACCCCGCCGTCACCCTGGCCGCCTGGCTCACGGGCCGCCGCACCGGCACCGGCCCGGCCCTGCGGGAGGTGGCCGCTTACGTTCCCGCGCAGGTCGCCGGGGCGATCGGCGGCGCGATCCTGGCCGACGCCATGTTCGCAAGACCCCTGGTCGAGTTCTCCACCCACGACCGCTCCGCCGGCCACCTGTGGCTCGGCGAGGTCGTCGCCACGGCTGGGCTGATCCTGTTGATCTTCGGCCTCGACCGGATCGGCCGCGCCTCGCTCGCCCCGGCGGCGGTGGCCTCCTACATCGGGGCCGCCTACTGGTTCACCTCCTCCACGTCGTTCGCGAACCCGGCGGTGACCGTCGGCCGCGCCTTCACCGACACCTTCGCCGGGATCGCCCCCGCCTCTCTCGTCCCGTTCATCGCGGCCCAGTCGGTCGGCGCCGCGCTCGGGCTGGGCGCCGTGGCAATGGTGTACGGACGTCGTCCTCCTCGTACGGCGGACGTCGTCGTCCCGCACGGCGAGCCCGAACCCGCCTCCTCCTGA
- a CDS encoding ArsR/SmtB family transcription factor, producing MSKQELEVVGQDANCCQGLAGAPLDEERASELAKVFKALGDPVRLRLLSMIASREGGEVCVCEMTPAFDLSQPTISHHLKLLRQADLIDCERRGTWVYYWVLPGALDRLAAFLTTRQSTGVTA from the coding sequence ATGTCGAAGCAAGAGCTTGAGGTGGTCGGCCAGGACGCCAACTGCTGCCAGGGCCTGGCCGGCGCGCCGCTGGACGAGGAACGTGCCTCGGAACTGGCGAAGGTTTTCAAGGCGCTGGGTGATCCGGTCCGGCTGCGGTTGCTGTCGATGATCGCCTCGCGGGAGGGCGGCGAGGTCTGCGTGTGCGAGATGACGCCGGCCTTCGACCTCTCCCAGCCGACGATCTCCCACCACCTCAAGCTGCTGAGGCAGGCCGACCTGATCGACTGCGAGCGCCGCGGCACCTGGGTGTACTACTGGGTGCTGCCCGGCGCCCTGGACCGGCTCGCCGCCTTCCTGACGACCCGGCAGAGCACGGGAGTGACGGCGTGA